GTTATCACCACACCCCCTAAGCGACTGGAGGCATGGAGAAACCTCTCCTGGCCTAAATACAGCCCTACGTGTGAGGCCACATCCGGTTCCTCAGTGGCAAAAAACACCAAGTCCCCCGGCACCGGCGGCCCGGCTACCGGCTGGGAACTCAGATACTGTTGGTCCGCATCCCGCGGCAATAACAAGCCGGCACAGCGGTAGGTTGCATACACTAGGCCCGAACAATCCACCCCGGCACAGGTGATGCCGCCCCATAAATATGGGGCTCCGATAAAGCACAGGGCCAATCTTTGGGCCCGCTCCGCCACCTGGGCCAGGTGTCGGGATGGCTTCCCAACAGCAACGGAGTCTTGGCCAATGAGGCCCGTCTTCCCGTCCGGCAAATAGACCGTGTAGTGGTAATCTCTGGTACCGGGACCGGTGCCTTGGGCCAACTGCAGCTTAGTACCTAGATAAGCTGTTATTTGCCGGTGGTGCGGTGCCTCTTCCTCTACCAGCTGTATTTGTGTTTGGGCCGTTATCACTGTACCCTTGAGGCTGGAACAAGGAGCAGACGCCGGTACTAAATGGGCCCGCTGCACGTACCCCCTATAGCCGTCGGGAACTTGAACTTTTAGCCAAAAGTTGTTCTTTTCTTCCGCTAATACAGGGTCGCCCAGCAAGGCTTGAGTCAGCCGGTTGTGTTCGCCTCTTGACTCAGGGCTGTCCCATACATCTGTCACCGGCACATTAACAACATAGGTAATCGGCAAGACAATCCTTCTCCTCTCAGTGTTTCCTAACATCATATGCACTAACAGCGAAGGATAACCCCCTACCTATGCCCCCACACAGACAAAAAAGAGGCGCTGCTTGACAGCGCCCAAATAGAAGAGTCTATGTTGTCAGCCAGTTCTAGTGTCCGCCGTCTTGGCCGGAGAGGCTGATTTTCGGCCTGGAGCCAGCTTAAAGGAGCCGGCTCGAGTTAAGCAGATACCATAGATGGCTGGTGTGAACACAGTATTCATAGCCGCTGTGGGAAGAACCACCGCCGTAAACAACACTCGAAATGGCACCGGCAACCCCATAATCAGCTGAGTGCTGCCCAAGAAAGCAGTACCACTGACTACTGTACCGACAAAACCCACCATAGCTGCCAGGACATAATCAGCCACATGCCCTTGTAGCAACCGAATGAGCCCCATGGTAAAAAACGCCGTGATCAGTTTGTCGATAATGTTGGGCACCTGCCCGCCAGGCATGCTGGTGGTCAGTGCGGTAATAATTCCGGCTGCTAAGCCGGCCGGTAGCACCAAACGTCGATTGCGCAGCAACAGAAAAGCAACAAACAGCATGGTAACGACAAAGTCCGGTTTCATCCCCGCTACTAAGCCGATGGTAATCTGGTGTAGCACCAATCCCATGGCCAGAAACAGAGCTGTAAGAGCTAGTTCCTTAGTCTTCATGTTTTTCGCCCACTCCTTAATCGATAGTGATGGTAAGTTTATTGTCGGTATAGGTAATGCCTTTCAGGTCACTCTTATCAGCTCCTTTCCGGAAATACAAAGACCTCTCGTCCCACAAAGGGACGAGAGGTCTTACTCGCGGTGCCACCCCAATTGAGCTTATAGCTCCAGCTCAGGTACAGGAACAATAATGCCCGATACCTTGTCCTGTTAACGGCGGACTGCCGGCAGCCACTACTACCTTACGGTTTCGATCCGCTTCTCCTGGGTCCATTCGGCCTGCAGCTACATTGCCGAGTTTCCACCTGCCCCGGCTCTCTACTAACGTTTCTGCCGCCTACTCTTCCCGATCCTAGAAGTTGGTCAGAATTGCTCATTGCCGTAACTCTAGCATACTTCAGAACCGCTGTCAACTGCCAAAATGCTCTGCAACTTCCTTTAGCATCTCACGAATGGGCAAATTATACGGACAGCGGCTCTCACAAGTGCCACACTCAATGCAGGCCCCGGCTTTCACCTTCATCTGGGCATAACGTTCCTCAGCCCAGTCTTTTAGGCCATAACGCGTCCAATAACCATCAAAAGTAAAGATCACCGGGATGCGAATACCTTCCGGACATGGCAAGCAATACTCGCAGCGCCGGCAAAAACGATTCCCCAGTCGGTCAATTTCTGTGTTTAAGTGCTGCCTTTCCTCGTGGGTTAACAGTAAGGCACGCTCGCCCAGCTTGGCATTGGCCTTAACCTGTTCAATGGAATCCATGCCAGGAATAACAGTAGAGACAGGATAGTCCCAGAAAAAGCGCAGGGCCAGTTCGGCTGGAGTCAAGGCTCCTCCGGCCAGCGGCTTCATCACTATTACCCCTAAATCGAGCTTCTCAGCCAACGGTAACAAAGCTGTCGCCGCCTCTGTTTCCACAGCATTGAAGGGAAACTGCACTGTTTCAAATTCGTTTGTTTTTACCGCTTCAACCAAAACATCCACTATATGGCCCGTAATCCCCACGTGCTTCACTTTGCCGGCAGCTTGAGCCTCTCGCAAAGCCTGCAAGGCTCCGTCAGCAGCCAATACCTGCGTTAGCTCTTCTTTGGTACGCACGTTATGAA
The window above is part of the Bacillota bacterium genome. Proteins encoded here:
- a CDS encoding tryptophan transporter, with protein sequence MKTKELALTALFLAMGLVLHQITIGLVAGMKPDFVVTMLFVAFLLLRNRRLVLPAGLAAGIITALTTSMPGGQVPNIIDKLITAFFTMGLIRLLQGHVADYVLAAMVGFVGTVVSGTAFLGSTQLIMGLPVPFRVLFTAVVLPTAAMNTVFTPAIYGICLTRAGSFKLAPGRKSASPAKTADTRTG
- a CDS encoding aldo/keto reductase; translated protein: MGMGGIPIQRIDSESAAKVLDAAIEAGINFFDTARGYSDSEEKFGTVLGPRHSEVIIATKSMARTKEAMAADVETSLRNLQVDFIDLYQLHNVRTKEELTQVLAADGALQALREAQAAGKVKHVGITGHIVDVLVEAVKTNEFETVQFPFNAVETEAATALLPLAEKLDLGVIVMKPLAGGALTPAELALRFFWDYPVSTVIPGMDSIEQVKANAKLGERALLLTHEERQHLNTEIDRLGNRFCRRCEYCLPCPEGIRIPVIFTFDGYWTRYGLKDWAEERYAQMKVKAGACIECGTCESRCPYNLPIREMLKEVAEHFGS